Within the Glycine max cultivar Williams 82 chromosome 12, Glycine_max_v4.0, whole genome shotgun sequence genome, the region tagggaggCCTGTGAAGAGTTGGAGCATCCCATCCCATCCCATCCAAAGAGAAGTAAAGCAAAAGTGATAGTGAGAAAGAGAGTTATAGTTTCCATCACACTTGgtgaaaattaagaaattgaaaatcatCCTTGATGGATGAGGTTGAGAGATATTCTTTTCTATCAAAAGAGTTATTGTAATCCTAATtttaatagtggagatatttaCTAACATGATATCGTGGTTTTTACCTtttacattgaaaaaaaaattcacgttAAAAATTCTTGATGTCATTTTTCTACTCTCTATTCTTGTTTTTCCGTCACTAAGGGCCTATTTGAGTCTACAAAGAGAGAAATAGTGGTGGTGTTTTTCAACAATAACTAATCACGAAACTATTacattaataagaaaattaaagctAATTGATAACCACTCTTGCAGGTGCCAGCGCGGCACAAAGTCCTTATGCAAAACAGAAGGGGTCTTAACGTTTGGGTAGCTCTCCTTGATTAGGCCCAGTACTCTTGTGTTGTGTTGGTGCTTCACTTTAACTTGGGTTCAGACAGGACATCTATGTCCGTATCAAAGTGTGGTGGACTGTGTGGATGGCAATGGTGTAGTCCATTTGGAGGCACAGAAACCACATCATATTCAACAATGGCACCTGAGACCTTGAATCCGGGTTTGATGATTGCTTATAGAAGGCTTGGTTCTGGTGTTATGGGAAagtgaaacattttttattaagcACAATTGGCAGTGCCTCCATCAGTGGAATGTGATTCTGGTGTTGTGGGAAAGTCAAACATTTTTATTCCATTCCATATGGCAATTGACCTTAAAATGATCTCTAGTCTCTACCATTAACAAACAACAGTCTTCTCACAATTGGCACTAATCATTAAGCattgtaacattttttattccatTCCATACGGCCTGCCTTTATagcaatttatttaatttcttctcaatttttttatatgcatgGTCCATTGGTCATTCTCTGCCTCTGCATAATCAAGAGCGCTTTACTCAACGTAAAACCTCATCTTCCATAATGGTGTATAGCATCATAATGTTATGTATTTGGTTCTTCTTATTGTTGGGAACTTCCACTTCACTAGACAGTTTGGCAGTGGGTCAATCCCTCCGAGATGTTGAGAATGAGTCTTTGGTTTCAGCAGGTGGAATTACTGAACTGGGTTTCTTTAGTCTTGGCGATTTATCAAGACGATATTTGGGTGTGTGGTTCAGAAATATAAACCCTAGTACAAAGGTATGGGTGGCTAACCGAAATACACCTCTCAAGAAAAACTCAGGAGTTCTGAAACTCAATGAAAGAGGGGTTCTTGAGCTTCTCAATGATAAAAACAGCACCATTTGGTCATCCAATATATCAAGCATAGCACTGAATAATCCAATTGCTCATCTTTTGGATTCAGGAAATTTTGTAGTGAAATATGGACAGGAAACAAACGATGACAGCCTCTTGTGGCAGAGTTTTGATTATCCAGGTAACATATTGTTGCCAGGAATGAAACTTGGATGGAACTTGGAGACTGGTCTAGAAAGATTTCTATCATCTTGGACAAGTTCTAACGATCCTGCTGAGGGAGACTACGCTGCAAAAATTGATCTTAGAGGATATCCTCAAATAATTAAGTTCCAGCGATCCATTGTGGTATCAAGAGGAGGATCATGGAACGGCATGTCTACATTTGGTAACCCGGGTCCAACTAGTGAAGCATCacaaaaacttgtgttaaatGAAAAAGAGGTGTATTATGAGTACGAGCTTCTTGATAGGTCGGTCTTCACAATATTGAAACTGACCCATTCAGGCAATTCGATGACTTTGGTTTGGACAACTCAAAGCAGCACCCAGCAGGTAGTCTCAACTGGGGAGATAGATCCATGCGAGAATTATGCCTTTTGTGGTGTAAATTCTATATGCAATTATGATGGAAACGTTACAATATGTAAATGCTCGAGAGGATATGTTCCCAGTTCTCCTGATCGATGGAATATAGGAGTTTCATCTGACGGTTGTGTTCCAAAGAATAAATCTAATGACAGCAACAGTTATGGAGATAGCTTCTTCAAGTATACAAACTTGAAATTGCCAGACACCAAAACATCATGGTTTAATAAGACGATGGACCTTGATGAATGTCAGAAGTCATGCCTTAAAAATAGGTCTTGTACAGCATATGCAAATTTAGATATCCGTGATGGAGGAAGTGGCTGTCTACTTTGGTTTCATGGTCTATTTGATATGAGGAAATACTCTCAAGGGGGACAAGACTTGTACGTTAGAGTCCCTGCTTCAGAATTAGGTACATgatcacttttttgtttttgattttgattttttcccTTGGTTTCTGTGCTCTCTTTTATTGTTTGGTTTCTGttttattattgaattattCCAAAAGAAAAGGGTGGACTAGGGTCGGGACTTGAGAATACTCAAAGGTGAGTTAAACAAATATTCTATTATTGCAGCTTGAATTGTCACACTCAAGTGGAGACAATAACTGAAACGAAGATCTGGTTTGCAAGATTTTGCTCATAACTGCATAGGAAGTTATTAATAATGCACGTTATTTATTATGTAGCATTTATTTTCCAAATTGAATACAATATCTTTGTCCCCCCCTCAATCTATAGAAGCTAGACTCACTTTCTCAGTTTCAAGCAATAGAACTTATTTTACAATTTACAGTTGTTGACTGATCTTGTTCTGTTTCTTTTAGATCATGTTGGCCATGGAAACATGAAGAAAAAGATAGTAGGAATCATTGTTGGTGTGACTACTTTTGGATTAATCATTACATGTGTATGCATATTGGTAATTAAAAATCCTGGTAAGTATATATGGTTTAGCATCTAGCGCAGGCTATTATGCACATAAACGTAACATGTGTCAACGATTTTACACACTATTGTTTTCCCACCAATCAGGGTCTGCAAGAAAATTTTACAGCAACAATTACAAAAACATACAGAGAAAGGAAGATGTTGATTTGCCAGTTTTCAGTTTGTCAGTTTTAGCTAATGTCACCGAAAACTTCTCAACCAAAAACAAGCTTGGAGAAGGTGGCTTTGGACCAGTATACAAGGTAATGTAGAAAACTATTATCCAGAACTTACATGTTCCTGAAAAGCTTTCTTACTATAGCAGAAGAATTTTTTTCAGGGAACCATGATAGATGGGAAAGTGTTAGCTGTGAAAAGGCTTTCAAAGAAGTCTGGACAAGGGTTGGAAGAGTTCAAGAATGAAGTGACATTGATTTCCAAACTTCAGCACCGTAATCTTGTAAAACTTCTTGGTTGCTGCattgaaggagaagaaaaaatgttGATTT harbors:
- the LOC100819141 gene encoding G-type lectin S-receptor-like serine/threonine-protein kinase At4g27290 codes for the protein MVYSIIMLCIWFFLLLGTSTSLDSLAVGQSLRDVENESLVSAGGITELGFFSLGDLSRRYLGVWFRNINPSTKVWVANRNTPLKKNSGVLKLNERGVLELLNDKNSTIWSSNISSIALNNPIAHLLDSGNFVVKYGQETNDDSLLWQSFDYPGNILLPGMKLGWNLETGLERFLSSWTSSNDPAEGDYAAKIDLRGYPQIIKFQRSIVVSRGGSWNGMSTFGNPGPTSEASQKLVLNEKEVYYEYELLDRSVFTILKLTHSGNSMTLVWTTQSSTQQVVSTGEIDPCENYAFCGVNSICNYDGNVTICKCSRGYVPSSPDRWNIGVSSDGCVPKNKSNDSNSYGDSFFKYTNLKLPDTKTSWFNKTMDLDECQKSCLKNRSCTAYANLDIRDGGSGCLLWFHGLFDMRKYSQGGQDLYVRVPASELDHVGHGNMKKKIVGIIVGVTTFGLIITCVCILVIKNPGSARKFYSNNYKNIQRKEDVDLPVFSLSVLANVTENFSTKNKLGEGGFGPVYKGTMIDGKVLAVKRLSKKSGQGLEEFKNEVTLISKLQHRNLVKLLGCCIEGEEKMLIYEYMPNHSLDYFVFDETKRKLLDWHKRFNVITGIARGLLYLHQDSRLRIIHRDLKTSNILLDANLDPKISDFGLARSFLGDQVEANTNRVAGTYGYMPPEYAARGHFSVKSDVFSYGVIVLEIVSGKKNRDFSDPEHYNNLLGHAWRLWTEERALELLDKLSGECSPSEVVRCIQVGLLCVQQRPQDRPHMSSVVLMLNGDKLLPKPKVPGFYTGTDVTSEALGNHRLCSVNELSITMLDAR